A window from Mangifera indica cultivar Alphonso chromosome 2, CATAS_Mindica_2.1, whole genome shotgun sequence encodes these proteins:
- the LOC123201663 gene encoding probable disease resistance protein At1g61310, whose product MEFITSFVGSISEIIFTRLFDAAGRQIGYLLKYNDNIETLQKQAQKLKATRDSMQLRIDAAEKNREIILPDVQCWISEVDNVSAEAEEFLEDERNVNKMCFKGWCIDVRSRYRFSKAAKRKITVITQLQEGGTFQAISQPALPPSSIIVPTVGFSGIFESRESNKNEIMEALKDDKVSIIGICGMGGVGKTTLVKQIGKQAEEEKLYDSVVFVVVSQTPNVIEIQKAIAYKLDLKSLSDCPESARASSLWERIKKEKRILIILDDVWGRIKLEEIGIPFGKDHRGCKIMLTSRSKYVCDEMDCNKISIVGTLSKQESWELFKELVGMDVENSILSPIAREVVAECDGLPIAIVTIARALKNKNEDVWIDAARQLKTSTPTDISGMQGSVISSLELSIKYLESEDAKSLFFFCSVFPEDFEIPIEVLVTYGVALRWFKNVETMKDVRHRVHAIEKIARKRLIEEKVKAEK is encoded by the coding sequence ATGGAATTTATCACTTCATTTGTTGGTTCAATTTCTGAAATTATTTTCACCCGCTTGTTTGATGCAGCAGGACGTCAGATTGGCTACCTGCTTAAGTACAATGACAACATCGAAACTTTACAAAAGCAAGCTCAGAAACTCAAGGCTACCAGAGACAGCATGCAATTGAGAATTGATGCTGCTGAAAAAAACAGAGAAATTATCTTACCTGATGTCCAATGCTGGATATCTGAAGTTGATAATGTCTCTGCAGAAGCGGAAGAGTTTTTGGAGGATGAACGCAATGTGAACAAGATGTGCTTCAAAGGGTGGTGTATTGATGTCCGATCGCGTTACCGATTCAGCAAGGCGGCAAAGCGGAAGATAACGGTGATCACTCAGCTCCAAGAAGGTGGAACATTTCAAGCTATATCTCAGCCTGCTCTTCCTCCTTCAAGCATTATCGTTCCAACTGTTGGATTTTCTGGAATTTTTGAATCCAGAGAATCAAACAAGAATGAAATTATGGAAGCCTTGAAAGATGACAAGGTCAGCATAATTGGAATATGTGGGATGGGGGGTGTGGGTAAGACCACACTGGTGAAACAAATTGGCAAACAAGCTGAGGAAGAGAAATTGTATGATTCAGTAGTTTTTGTGGTTGTGTCTCAAACCCCCAATGtcattgaaattcaaaaagcaATTGCTTACAAGCTAGATCTGAAATCATTATCGGATTGTCCTGAATCAGCACGAGCAAGTTCCCTGTGGGAGAGAATTAAGAAGGAGAAACGAATCCTCATAATATTGGATGATGTTTGGGGAAGAATTAAATTGGAGGAGATTGGTATTCCTTTTGGGAAGGATCATAGAGGTTGTAAGATCATGCTTACCTCTCGAAGCAAATATGTGTGTGATGAGATGGATTGCAACAAAATATCTATTGTTGGAACTTTATCAAAACAGGAATCGTGGGAGCTATTCAAGGAGCTTGTCGGAATGGATGTTGAAAATTCTATATTAAGCCCAATTGCAAGAGAAGTAGTCGCTGAATGTGATGGCTTACCGATTGCAATTGTGACAATAGCAAGGgcattaaagaataaaaatgagGATGTGTGGATTGATGCGGCACGACAACTAAAAACGTCTACTCCAACAGATATCTCAGGGATGCAAGGAAGTGTGATTTCATCTTTGGAGTTGAGCATCAAATATCTAGAAAGTGAGGATGCAAAATCATTGTTCTTTTTTTGTAGCGTGTTTCCAGAGGATTTTGAAATCCCAATTGAAGTTTTAGTTACATATGGAGTGGCTTTGAGGTGGTTCAAAAATGTTGAGACAATGAAGGATGTTAGACACAGAGTGCATGCTATT